ATACTAGTGGTTTTGAAAAAGGTTTCGGCTGAATATGTTGGTATTGTTGGCGTTGCTTCTGCTAGTTTTGCAGCTTGTGCATCAGGTTTTGCGGCGGACACCGCTTCTTGATTGGTGTTACCAGACTCGCTACACCCAAATAGCAAGCCCATAATCACCAATAGCGATGATATTTTATGGTTCATTTCACGTTCCTTATTGTAATTAGTCGATACCTCTGACCATATTTTTATTGTTTTATCGCTACCCTCAATGTTTCTAGTGCTTTTCAACTAACTCCTAATAAATCAATAACAAGCAAGCTAGAAGTGTAACGACAAAACTGAGAATAGTTGACTCAACTGAAAGGGTCAATTAGAGCCGTTTGCGGGGTGTTAAGTATCGAAGAAGTTAAACAGAGTGATATAATTGAATGATTGGAATGAATGGCGTTACTCATATTAAGTGATGTGAACTGATGTGCACTGAGCTTTTAATGACAACATCAAATTGCATTCCTCATTGCCATACAAATAAATAAGCTACTATCTAAATAATGCAGACTGAAGACTTTCGATTAAAACATCCACAAACACTTGTAGGTATCAGCAGGCAACCTTAGAGATATCAGCTAATTGTGCGCAAAATTACCACCACTTGACCACATATTCAGCAAACGATCTAATTGTGAAAGAATTTGTCATTTTTGTGTTGACACTCTCACTAACGGGCTTTAATATTCCGCCCCGTTAGCGAGGCAAGCCTGTTAAACGGTATGTTTCACTACTGATATAAACACTATTCCCCTGTAGCTCAGTTGGTTAGAGCGGTGGACTGTTAATCCATGTGTCGTCTGTTCAAATCAGACCAGGGGAGCCACTCTTTTTTAAGAGTAAAGATAATGACTAGGTAAATCAGTTGTTATTAAATCATATAGTGTTAAAGAAAGTAAAAATTTATTCCCCTGTAGCTCAGTTGGTTAGAGCGGTGGACTGTTAATCCATGTGTCGTCTGTTCAAATCAGACCAGGGGAGCCACTTTCTTCTAAAGAAAGAAAAATAGAATTAAAGGTAATGGCTGAATTTGTTAGCGGTTATCAGAGCGAAAGCTCAACGTAAAAGTTTATTCCCCTGTAGCTCAGTTGGTTAGAGCGGTGGACTGTTAATCCATGTGTCGTCTGTTCAAATCAGACCAGGGGAGCCAATTTCTTCTTGTACTTATTCATTACTAATAAATTGGTTAGGCAATAAGTTAAGAAAAAGCCCATCAAACGATGGCAGTAAAAGTTTATTCCCCTGTAGCTCAGTTGGTTAGAGCGGTGGACTGTTAATCCATGTGTCGTCTGTTCAAATCAGACCAGGGGAGCCACTTAATTCACTAGCAAGTGAAACAGAAAAGACCATCATTTGATGGTCTTTTTTTTCGTCTAGAAAATCTCACTAGCCCTGCTCCAGGCCACATTAACCAATTTAAATTGTGGTTAGCAAAATACTGGTCTCACTGGCAATAATCCCTTCTATCTCACGAACGATACGCAAAACACGGTCAAACTCAACCAAATTGCTGGTATTAATTTCAGCCACTAAGTCCCACTTACCGTTAGTGGTATGCAGTTTAACCAACTCAGGAATGCCCCTTAGCTGCTGAATAACTTGCGAGGTTGAACGGCCAATCACTTCAATCATCATCATAGCTCGCACCGTATCTTGCTCAAGCCCTTCATGAGCGCGAATCGTAAAACCTAAAATTGCCCCTGTGGTAATTAATTTATCGATACGACTTTGCACCGTCGCACGTGATACTTTGAGTTGTTTCGCTAACTCAGAAACAGGCGCACGGCCGTCATTACGCAGCAAGGCAATCAGCGATTGATCTAACGCGTCGTAACGATGTGGATTGAGCGTTTTTAATTCAAAGTTATCATTTTGCATAACTTAGCTTATCTATTTGTATATTTTGACTATCAATTTACCACATTATTACGCTTTTTGTTTAGCATGCTTGGGGGTTAGCCTAGCAATATATTGTACAAAGCGAATTTCATTATGTT
This Thalassotalea euphylliae DNA region includes the following protein-coding sequences:
- a CDS encoding Lrp/AsnC family transcriptional regulator, translating into MQNDNFELKTLNPHRYDALDQSLIALLRNDGRAPVSELAKQLKVSRATVQSRIDKLITTGAILGFTIRAHEGLEQDTVRAMMMIEVIGRSTSQVIQQLRGIPELVKLHTTNGKWDLVAEINTSNLVEFDRVLRIVREIEGIIASETSILLTTI